In Quercus robur chromosome 11, dhQueRobu3.1, whole genome shotgun sequence, the sequence atctctttcctcatctCCCGAAGAAGATCTGAGTTCTGTTCGTCCGGAGTAGTTGGTCTCCGGGGGGTTTCCCTCTGTTGGCTATCCCCCTCTCCCTCCGTGTTACCCTTGGATCGGTTTTCTTCCTATTGAGCTTGTTGAACCTGCTGGAGCCGCAActtcatttcctggttctgCCTGGTGAGTTCCTCAATGGTGGCTGCCAGggcttgaacttgctgggccaaggtcgttgaatctgggttggattccatctggatatggtgaattgatggaaactacgttttcGAATGTAAATCTGAAAActcgttcccacagacggcgcctaACTGATGGAACTCAAATCCGTCAGTGAGTAAGCAGATGGAATCACTCGTGGAATGTGATGGTTTGCTCGACGAGGGACACCGGTGTGgcgcctgccacaaagtctccgatgccaaagttaggatcacaATTAAACACAATAAAGGAGTAAAAGAtagttttagaatatttttgcatatatcCTCTTCTGTTGGTTGTGTGAAAGTTTTATACCTGAGGCCTTAAGGGCTAgccgttgaggctgttaatgcTTTCTTTAGTAACGCACCTGGtcagtaatgagacttttaagaggCCCTCCAACGGTCTTCTTGGTCGATTTGGTAACTGCTTGGATCattgattgactgcattgaataactctctgccttcgtcagtgatgatggctTTCTTCGTTGTTTCTGATTACCTCGTCATAGATGATTCTCTCGTCATTAATCTTATCTTCGTCAGCAGGATGTAGAGTCGTCATTCCCGTCAATTACCATTCCTGTCATACCCAGGTTTGAACTTTACTCGTTAGAAGCAATGTTTGAAACAAAACCCATGCAATATCACATTGGGAAAAGATAGGGTCTTAAGTgtttggaaaattttcttatgttttggGCGTATAAAGCGACCAGGGGGGCCTCCATATGTCCGGCACACAAGATGAAAACCCCTATTGCTCGCTTTAGTGCACTAGACCTGATGCCATCGAGTCCAGTGTGCCGGAGGCATTGGACCCAAGTCAATTTGTATCACATaaaaatgtaacttttttttttatatataattaattttgtcaCATATCATCTAGTTACTTATGATAATGTTAGGTAAAAGTTTAACATTACCACCGCACCTATAGGCCAGTTGGCATCTCTCTacgcacggagtgtttgggttTCGGGGAGAAGGTAGGATAACATATTAGTAATTAGTAATACTAATAAATAGAATTTCtaactacccaaaaaaaaaaattttaacattatttgaaatgtttttgttgtgttatttatatgtaaaatatattGTGATGTTCGGCAGTTGTGCACGTCATGTATGTGAAATTTAGAATAGATGAAGTCGGTGGTCCTTTTCAGATTCCTACTCCGTTGACAAAGCTATCAAAATGATATAAATTTGCAACacatactattattattattattatttttttttttttatggattgggttcataaaaaaaatatatgcttACAGATGATTGATATTTTCATGTAATTTATTATATGTCAATTACTATCTGGAACCTCAGcaagtatgaaaaaaaatttataaaatttgttgtctcattttagttatttttcgTGAAGTTCTAATTTACAAGGTTACTACACAAACAACAAAAGCTGGCTGGATGTGGTAATGTGTAGCCTTTGaagtctgtgtgtgtgtgtttgcaGGCATCCCTGATGATTGTATAAGACAGTGACTATTAAGTTTATATACTAATACAAAAGCCCACAAACTTTGGCAACAACAAAGGGTGTAAAAAAAGGTTTGAGCCTCAATAAAGTTATAATTTGAATAGTAGTAGACCAGTAGTAATTGTTTTCTCTAGTAAATGTATGATGGAGAGTgaagttatgatttttttttttttttaaatggttaaTGCTGCAGAATTGAACTCTTCACTCTTAAGGGTGAACTCATTTTGATTCGAAATGTGTTACTGGAGAACTTTCCTTTCAACCATGTGAATGCAGCTGTGTCAAGTATTAACCTCTGTTTGCCATTCAACCGCAatcatataaaatattaatttaattattttttataaaaattctcTGCTgggatttttttccccaaaatccTGAGGTTGGTCTTGGAATTGGGATTTCTACATGTTTCATTCTGCTTATAATTAGTAATGCAATGGCCAGCGTAGTTGTTTCAAGATTAGTGTTCTATGGTGATGATCCTCTTGCCTTTGGAAGGccttcaattttcaaattattattcaacTTGATTACTGAGCTAATAAATGTTTAAGAAACTTGAAGAGTAGACcttaatttccttttcttttgctgatttattattttcttcctttttatgaGTGAGTTTAGCCCTAAGGAAAAGACTCAGTATCTTATGTATCAGCTATATGAAACATCTTTATCACATTATATGAGTACCTAAGTGGGACCAACATAATGTGAGAGAGATGCTGCATATAACTAATACATAAGATACTTTTTTCAAGAAAGGGGAAggattaatttgttaattatttatgtgttttctgtttgttattttgttgcttttatAGGAGGccgatgatgaagtttctaACAAGAATAATGTACATGAATTGGAAGATTTGAAATCAAGGATTGGTAGTTCTCAAAGGTTCTCCAAAAGATTTTTAAAGTTCATGGATCAAGATGAGTCAATTAAGATGGAGGATGAAGTTGAGAGTAAAGATGGATCAGAGGTTCTTCCATTTGAGTTTGTTGCATTGGAAGCATGCCTTGAGGCTACTTGTAGTCGCTTAGATAGTGAAGTAAATGTCCTTTCCTCCAgttctatagttttttttttttttttttttttttaattattacgGGCCTTCTGTTataaatgttatttaatttattttacaagGGATCACAATTTATATTCTTGTGGTATGCTCTAATTACATTTATCTTCTGACTAATAAATTCCTTTGCCTTACAATATAATTATTAACATTTATGTCCATGTTGCAGCTACTAGCACACAATAAATCAACAATATGAAGACACTTAACTATTTGttttgttcctcaaaaaaaaaaaaaaaaaaaagttttaaactgTTAAtctcactttctttttcttcataattttatttactGTTCATTTATCCTTTTGTTATTTGTCTCCAAACCAGGCCAGGACATTGGAGAAAGAGGCTCATCCAGCCTTAGATAAACTGACTTCAAGTATTAGTACGCTCAACTTGGAACGTGTTCGTCAAATCAAAAGCCGCTTGGTTGCAATAACTGGACGTGTTCAAAAGGTTACTTTATTTTCAGATTATGAACCAATAcagatgttttatttttatatcatgtCATTGATTGTGACCATGATACATTGTGGTTGTCGGTTTAAACTTCAAATCACCCCAAACAATTGAACCACAATGTCGTGTTCTTCATTTGTAAATTTCTATTGATTGTAGTTATGCTCATCATCAGGTAAGGGATGAATTAGAACACTTACTAAATGATGATGGAGATATGGCTGAGATGTATCTAACTGAAAAGTTTCAACAAAGCCTAGAAAATTCTTCTACTTCCTCTATAAATGAGAGAGATGACACGGATGATGAAGAATTTCAATCAGCCATTGATGATAGGCATGTGATAATATTACTCACTTTTATGATATGAACACTGATTTTTAGCTGTTTGGAATTACTTGCTGTCTTCTATGACACTTAGAATTCTCATTGTGTATTACCAGGGTGGCAGCTGAAATCTCATCTGAAGTTAGTGAGTCTGCTAACGATACTCACAGTGCTATGGTCAAGAACTTTGATGTTAAGGAGCTTGAAATGCTCTTGGAGCCGTACTTCGTGCAAATTGATGGTACATTAAACACAGTATCCACGGTATGAACCCCATTTTACagctaaattttctttttggctttcattttctttaggctctctttttttcatACTTAGTAATGCTGATATATTTCCACCATcccactcaaaaaaaaaaaaaaaagattctaatGCTTGTGGTTTAATTTTTATGGTTGACCATTAGCATTCAAACTGCCCAGCAGAAATTTCAGGACTAGAATGCATTGATAGTGCAGAAATTCGCAGAAATTCACCCATACAGATTCTTGACTTTCATCCTAAaagtatcaatatatatatactgccTCCTAGACAAGGAAGAGGAGTTACTAAATCATGTGATCCTTATATTTAGTGGGTCGCTTCCTTTTAATATGTTGTTTTTTGCTCGTCTCACTTGAGCTTTTGCAAAGAATGAACTACTCATGTGGTTTATGAGCTTTAAAATTTCTGTTATTTGATAGAAGATGGAACATTTaactttgaaaataatttgattttaacacAACCTTCTATATTCATTAAAAAGTTATTCAATGtaatgtgtaaggttgaatttattcaaccatctaattggctttattccgtgccaaatttgcttgtaattcagcatttagaaaccctgtatttaggtgggattgttgtaagggtagtgagtgagatagagtgaagattgctcaagagtgtgcaagaaaacagagtgtcgcggctgggactcgcgggtggactcgcggcttcaacccgccagaagatgcacacgtgccaagcatgctggaagatgaacagtcatgctagctggagcactacaggacaaaacaggacaactggccatacggttaactcgcgactggatctcgcgacttggtcaagccgcgaggtcaagtcgcgagccacccctgttttggaaaaacctgacgtttcgcattcctcttcactccagtataaatacccttttaacccacgattgaaagagagcttccagagagaattttgagagagaaaccctaaagaaaaaaacagattgtttcacccacaatctctaccttagagtctcatcaaattctctcactctcttcctctccattgtcaaatccttgagaggcattataccaaacctggttctcaccattatcatctctgtgagacagacgtttggagttctgggaagcagttaggaaggagccaatcttcattggttgatgctacggtgtagtagcggaatccggaaagctagaaaagaaaaaggttcggcgcaacctcgttggagcaagaagcttggagggcttaggtgcattgggtagattaggcttggagggtctattgctgtccttgtatcccaactgtattttctagtggattgattaccgcttggagggcggcggagaggtttttcgccgaggtcttcggtttcctcttcgataacacatctggtgttatctctgtgtttgcatcttccttcctctctatctctgcctttacattatctgttgtggtttattttgttatggcttagatagttgtttaaccaatttcatactatagcatatgttaagtttccgcacactagttgtttgacatattgcttgtgttggttaaattggtttttgagggtctaaacgttcaaaagtgtttttgtacacgtttttgaactttcataatgTATGCATTGCACAGATTCCActtaaattttcatatatttattttcttaaatactTAATAAGTTTAACTAATAAATGTGTTGGAACTTTAATTTTCAATCTGTGTTAtggtttccttttgtttcaagCATCCTATTTATTGACTTTTCCATTGTTAGTACTTAGTAATAAGTATATCAGTCTTTTCTGATGGTTGGTCTCTTGAAAGCTGAGGGAGTATGTAGACGACACAGAGGACTACCTCAACATAATGCTTGATGACAAACAGAACCATCTCCTGCAAATGGGGGTTCTATTATCAACAGCAACCGTTGTGGTGAATTCCTTTATTGTTGTGGCTGGAATTTTAGGTATGAACATCAGATTCAATCTATTCAATGACGTACCACCTGGGAATACAAGATTTCTATGGACTTGTGGAGGCGGCACGTTTTCTTGCATAGTCTTGTATATCTTTGCTATTGCCTGGTATAAACAAAAGCGATTGCTAGaaagatgaagggagagagaccATTAATTCGAAACTTTTGTTGTGTCATAAAGTTGGGAGTTGTATGGACCCATAAAACTTTTATATGTAATGTATACCTCTTATTATGTTTTGGTTATTATCATGGACATGCTTTCTTAATCTGTTACAGTTTCAAATACTTTCAGTTTACTGGTTAATAACATTCACGCAGTGTTTGCAggtatttgattttaaattttattctcaGGCTAAAGTGAGAATGTTTAGACAATTATGTGATCAAATCAAATGCTTTATTCTCCTGAGCAGTGATGTTCGAAGTTAACAGACTATTTTCTCAGGTTCGTTGCAAATCTCAATCCAATCTAAATCTGTGGCATATTTGATGGATCATATGTTAATGAAATACTAACGTCCTCAACCTTCCTTATCATGCAAATTTGTGGTTTATCAGTTAATCAAAAATCATCTCCATtt encodes:
- the LOC126707155 gene encoding magnesium transporter MRS2-3-like isoform X2, with the translated sequence MGGSIPAHKSELALTQSPHLVRATASGPKKKGTVRAWLVLNTTGQAQVLEAGKSEIMSRTGLPGRDLRSLDPVLSYASSILGRERAIVINLENIKAIVTHNEVLLLNSRDPSVTPFIEELQKRLHFHYHSCHTQEADDEVSNKNNVHELEDLKSRIGSSQRFSKRFLKFMDQDESIKMEDEVESKDGSEVLPFEFVALEACLEATCSRLDSEARTLEKEAHPALDKLTSSISTLNLERVRQIKSRLVAITGRVQKVRDELEHLLNDDGDMAEMYLTEKFQQSLENSSTSSINERDDTDDEEFQSAIDDRVAAEISSEVSESANDTHSAMVKNFDVKELEMLLEPYFVQIDGTLNTVSTLREYVDDTEDYLNIMLDDKQNHLLQMGVLLSTATVVVNSFIVVAGILGMNIRFNLFNDVPPGNTRFLWTCGGGTFSCIVLYIFAIAWYKQKRLLER
- the LOC126707155 gene encoding magnesium transporter MRS2-3-like isoform X4 codes for the protein MGGSIPAHKSELALTQSPHLVRATASGPKKKGTVRAWLVLNTTGQAQVLEAGKSEIMSRTGLPGRDLRSLDPVLSYASSILGRERAIVINLENIKAIVTHNEVLLLNSRDPSVTPFIEELQKRLHFHYHSCHTQEADDEVSNKNNVHELEDLKSRIGSSQRFSKRFSKFMDQDESIKMEDEVESKDGSEVLPFEFVALEACLEATCSRLDSEARTLEKEAHPALDKLTSSISTLNLERVRQIKSRLVAITGRVQKVRDELEHLLNDDGDMAEMYLTEKFQQSLENSSTSSINERDDTDDEEFQSAIDDRVAAEISSEVSESANDTHSAMVKNFDVKELEMLLEPYFVQIDGTLNTVSTLREYVDDTEDYLNIMLDDKQNHLLQMGVLLSTATVVVNSFIVVAGILGMNIRFNLFNDVPPGNTRFLWTCGGGTFSCIVLYIFAIAWYKQKRLLER